In Bufo gargarizans isolate SCDJY-AF-19 chromosome 6, ASM1485885v1, whole genome shotgun sequence, a single genomic region encodes these proteins:
- the LOC122941990 gene encoding olfactory receptor 11L1-like, giving the protein MSTMNQTRVTEFILLGFGNLHVFNIVFFILFLVIFLFTVVENLMLIVLVSVNTKLQCPMYYFLCHLSFSDLVISSNIVPNMLVAILYGGKKMSYVGCITQLYLYSGTTITECFLLSAMSYDRYLAICNPLRYCTIMDFRHNTCLSLWPWLLGLTLNLSGLFPISNFDFCYDNIIDHVYCDLSPLQKLSCSDTSLVELEIFLFSIPLFILPCGYNIVTYVYIFLTIVRIPSTTGKQKTFSTCSSHLIVVVTFYGTLIAKYMIPSVGHSSLINKIVSLLHALFTPLINPIIYSLRNQDIKMAFIKMFAQ; this is encoded by the coding sequence ATGTCTACAATGAACCAAACAAGAGTGACAGAATTCATTCTGTTGGGTTTCGGAAACCTTCATGTATTCAATATTGTATTCTTTATACTTTTCTTGGTCATCTTTCTTTTTACAGTTGTAGAAAACCTTATGCTTATTGTGCTTGTTTCAGTCAACACCAAGCTTCAGTGCCCCATGTATTACTTCCTTTGTCATCTTTCCTTTTCTGACCTTGTGATTTCCTCAAACATTGTTCCTAACATGCTCGTAGCCATTTTGTATGGAGGGAAGAAGATGAGTTATGTTGGCTGTATCACACAATTATACTTATACAGTGGTACAACTATTACTGAATGTTTTCTTCTTTCTGCAATGTCTTATGATCGATACTTGGCCATCTGCAACCCCCTAAGATACTGTACTATCATGGACTTTAGGCACAACACCTGTCTGTCACTATGGCCATGGTTGTTGGGTCTTACTCTTAATCTTTCAGGACTCTTTCCTATATCAAACTTTGATTTTTGTTATGACAATATCATTGACCATGTCTACTGTGACCTTTCTCCTCTTCAGAAGCTTTCTTGCTCAGACACTTCTCTAGTAGAACTAGAAATCTTTCTGTTTTCTATTCCACTATTTATCCTTCCTTGTGGTTATAACATTGTGACCTATGTGTATATCTTCCTCACCATAGTTAGGATACCATCTACAACTGGCAAACAAAAAACCTTCTCTACCTGCAGTTCTCATCTTATTGTTGTGGTCACATTTTATGGGACACTAATAGCAAAATACATGATCCCATCTGTAGGACATTCCTCACTCATTAATAAAATTGTTTCCCTATTACATGCTTTATTTACCCCCTTGATTAATCCCATAATATATAGCCTCCGAAACCAGGACATAAAGATGGCATTTATAAAAATGTTTGCTCAATAA